The Diceros bicornis minor isolate mBicDic1 chromosome 37, mDicBic1.mat.cur, whole genome shotgun sequence genome segment TcacttgtaatttatttatttttattattatatatcccATCTGCACTGAGTATGAACCAAAAGCACGTGCCAACGACAACAGGTCTGTTGTCTTCTGTCATCATCGTTGAAACTGAGCACACTGTTTGGACTTAGCGAGCCTTGGTCCTCTAAGCATCACTTCTGTGGTCCTCTGAGCATCACTTCCATGTTCCTCTGAGCATCACTTCCGTGGTCCTCTGAGCATCACTTCCGTGGTCCTCTGAGCATCACTTCCATGTTCCTCTGAGCATCACTTCCGTGGTCCTCTGAGCATCACTTCCCTGACACATCTCTGGGACTTGTGATAGGGATGGACTGTAGGCTCATGGGTCCTCAGCAGAGATTTGGAGCACACACAGCTCTGAGTACCCAGAGAGGACTGTGCTTTGCCAGACCTTCTTTCTGAAGTTGCCCAGCTCAGGGCCAGACAGATACTACAGAGAAGCTGCTTTTCCACTGGAGCCCTTAAAGTTCTTGTTGTTCTCATTGTTCTCTGATTAGTGTCAAAGTTTTCAGAATAGAAAACACTGTTTCTTTGAAATGTTATAGATCTGAAGCAAGACTCTGGGCTATTTTCACATTTGGATACGTTCAaaaacagcaacaagaaggaggaggcaaaaatcttcaacaggTTAAAATACCCCAGGAATATTGCCTTTCAACTACCAGCTCTCAGCTTTAAATTCTGTAGTTTTATACTGTAGTCTGCTCTTCTCCCcagaaaataaatgttgaaaagcagAGAGGTGAATATGCCATTTTCACTCATTGCCGTTGCAATCTGTTGGACACATTAGAAATTTTAGAGGTAACTTGCATACGTGGGGAGTTTACAGCCCCAGAGAGTAACTGGAGGAAATATGAATGGCTGGGACAGGTGATAAGCCCAGGGCTTATGATTCAGCCAGTGTTGTAGACCAGATCTCAGCCAGTTATCTGCTCAGCTGAGAAATCGTGCCAAGCTGACCTAAGAGTATCAACTatcatttcagacttctgccaTCCCACAACATAATAGGCTTCGTGGCTGAGAAAGTTCTGAGCACTTATCCGGAAACAACTTCCATGGAACAATCAGTAAATTATGTGCTTGAAAGATTAAAAGTATTCTCTCTACAAAACATTAGTTTAGTATCCTTATGACTTCAGACTTATTTTCAGTTGTCAGCAGTTGGTTGCTAAAAATAAGTTGCTGTCCTAAAAATACAGTGCATTTTCAAATTCATGCTATAATTCTGTCTGCTTAAATTTTGatagaaatagaaactatatAAGCTTTGTTCTTATTATTGAGAGTTAtgaaattttaaagttatttctccgtataaataaataaatactgattAGCAAATTTAGTAACCTGCCATGGAGGCCTGAGATGTGGTTTCTGCACCACATCAAAAGCTAAATATTGTTCATTGTCATCATCCTTAAAGCTCACTGAAATATGTAAGAATCCAAATGCTAAGCAGACTGATCTGCATTTGTATTTCTAAGGAAATCTATTTAAATAATACAGATTTCCAAGCCAAGACACAGGAAAGGACAGAAATGAGAGCAGTTCCTTTAGCATTTCAATGACAAATATGCGCTGAGGGGGTTGAAATACAAAAACAGCCAAGAGCCAGTAGTGCAAATGAAACTGCGTAGAATAAAGTCTTGATGAGTCCGAAGTCAACTCAGTAGAAATTCTCAGGTAATTGTATCTCCATTGAGCTTTCAGAAGAGAAGCAAAACACGAGAAAACAAGTTTATATTCCTAGGGACTGTCTTAAAACCATATACTTTCACAGTCATGTAAATGAGAGCCAGGGTTCAAAAGGATGCCCTTAGGAGTTTAACATCCAGAGGAAGACTGTACTGGATGTGCTGTCGGCACTCTTCTTAGCAAGGCAGGAAAGAAGAAGAGTGCATTGTAGATTTTTCTTAACAagatggaaattaaaaattactttctgGTTCAAGTCATTAACTAGAAATTAAACTAACCAAAATGCTAACTATGTGAGCATCTCAGATAATTAGGGTTGTGCTTGAGATAGAACAATTTTCCCCCATAATACAGGCATCAGATCCTaacaactttcttcttttttaacttatAAATATATTGATATAAGCATGAAAAGAATTAATCTGCTTGAAAGAATTTCTTCCAAAGAATGAATTTGCTTTGTAATGCTTCGTTTCTATTCCAGTGTTTCTGTGGTTATTCTGACTTGTTCGAGGGGGATGTATAGATAATTTCTAATATGCAGTAGGGGTGTCATTGCATTTGATTTATTTAGGTCACTGGCAAGATTTGTTGAGGGAAGGTTTAAATTCAGTGGCAACTGAAGCATGAAGCACTCACCGTCCCCCATCCTCCAGCAGTGTGGTCTTGCTGACCTGCTCCATCCCGCTGTGCTGCTTCTGTGGCCCTTTGTGTCCTCGTGAAGGTGTTTGTCTCGTCTGATCTTGTGTCTGTCTTGTCCAGTTCTCCCTGCAGTTTCttcctgtgtgtctgtttgtagATGAAGGGGCTGAGGATCAAGTAGGTCCTCTACACAGGTTCCCCAGCCACGAACCTGCCACCAGCGGGGAGAGGCGTAACCTCCTCGCCCCCTCCATCTCGGTGTCTGTGCCTGACGATGACCCTTCCAATTCCGATGAGGAGTACTATGAGCATCCTTTGTTCAGCTCACAGTGGACCACCTCTGGTGTGCTGCCCAGTGTCCCAGCGCCCAGTGCAGAGGCCCACTTAGGCCAGGAGAAAGGTGAACCAAGCATGGTCCCCTTTGGCTCCTCCTCCCCGGCCTGCAGCTTTGCCCACGTGCGTCATACTAAGTGTGCTTCATatgtggggtgggaggggcagagCCTGTTTTATCCATATGAAAGTGAAGTCCCTATATAGCTTATGTCCACGCAAATGCCTCGACAATTTATATACAAGAAACTTTACTTGAGGCATGCGAGAACTCCCTTTTTCTGTATCTTTACTTctgaaaaggaagcaaaaaaacgggggggagggagaggaagcaaAAGTAGTTCAATTAAAGTATGACTCCTTTCTGCTCCCTGCAAATGGATCAGTCAGGGAAGAATATATTCTCTTATCTAAGCTAAAGAAGGTGACcctgaatataatttttttctccttggatACATAATATTACTAAAACTACATATACATAGAATTAGCCTTCTTTTTGTGCTACATTAAAATGATAGCTCTTAAAGAGAAAGACTGAAGAATCTGTTTAGGGCAGAATAAATGttatggaatgaatgtatttctCCAGATTGCTTAATTATCCACAGAAACTACAGAGGCTTCTCTAGGTGACTAAATCTTGGCTCACATCAGTAGAGCTGGGCTGAAGTGAAGGAAATGATCTGAAGCCTTTGCCATTCCAACCTCACAAAGCTGGGAGCCCCCAGCGTATAATTGGCTACGGTGAGGATGAAACAACGGAGCAGTGGGCTGCAGTGTGTCTCATTCTAACCAGCTTgtttagtaaagaaaaaaaactagagCTAAAAAGTGTTTTGCTTAGGTGAAGAGATTATTTTCAATAGAGAAAAGTAGCTTGCTTAAGTGAAGAGTTTATTTTCATACGGGACTATATGTAATATAAGGGCAAGCAGTTCCAAAGCAATGAGGGGTAAGTTCAGAGCTCACCAACTACACTCACGATGATAAACGTCTTCCAGGATCCTGTGGAAAGCAGAGGGCCCCCATCACTCAGATACTCTGATAGAGGAAAGGACCCATACTGAGTGAAACTAAGTTCTTCTCTTAATGTGAACTTAATTCAGAAAAATATGTGAATTATGGAACAGGTGTAGCAGAAATAAACATGATTtatacaaaatgagaaaatggaaagcTAAAAAGTTACACAGATTTGGGAAACATGTAAATTAACTTGATTCGACTTCATCCAATAAGGTGACATTAGTAGAGCAGCTAAATTAAAATTCTCTTAGCTGTAATCAAAATCTCTAATTCTATGGCATTATAAAAATTGCCTTAATAAGAAATTAgaatcagaattttttaaatgctacttacataattaaattacaaaaatgaaaatgtgtaaATACTAAATGTGAAGAAATAGATGAAGTAGTTCTCTTCTCCCAAGGGTtttaatatttctcaaaaaagagtatttctttcctttccctctgtAGTCTTTCTCACAGGGCCGTTTAAACAGTGTGTAATTGTTTCCTAGGAATTTCATAAGAATCTTCCATTAGCAGAACTATAAAACAGCTTATGTATTTCCctttaatttcttaaatgataaaATGGGATTTATTTTACTGGCATTTGAGGTATAAATGAGAAACAAATGAACATAGTAATTCGTGTCCTTCATAagtttgtttttcacattttaattgttaacatttttccatgcGATATACATCTTTTGGGGGAATAGTTTGGCCATTTGGTTGCCTCTCAATTATCTTTCCTTGGTGGTTTTGTTCTGAATTGCAGAAATAAGACTTTACAGCTAATatgcacattttctttctttcttttttatattttatttatttatttatttatttatttatttatttatttatttatttttgtgtgaggaagatcagccctgagctaacatccatgctaatcctcctcttttttttttgctgaggaagaccggctctgagctaacatctattgccaatcctcctcctttttttcccccaaagccccagtagatagttgtatgtcatagttgcacatccttctagttgctatatgtgggacgaggccccagcatggccggagaagtggtgcgttggtgcgcgcccgggatctgaacctgggccgccagtagtggagcgcacacgcttaaccgctaagccacggggctggccccacatgtTCTTTCTTATCAGTGTCGAAGAGCTATATTACCGATATTTCAGGGGTTTAAGCAATATTATAACAGTTGTGTCCCAGAGGTAGACTTTTCTAATTAGTAAGATTAAATTTTACCTGGACCTTGTTTTTCGGAATATTTTATTTACTCcttgaaaatttttacattctccaATGTCATATAATgcaatgaaggtaaaataaattcAGTTAGGTAGTGTTTCATCTTAGAAATGCTAAAtagattatattttaaatcattttgatGGACTTCATGATAAAATAGTAAAAGTAGTTGATTGGATATTATCTTGAGGCCAGGCTTTTTTTATTCCCAAAGATTTCTTTAGCGAAGTTCGCGTGTTTTAATAAAGTAATCAGAAATTCTTATGTAGGGGCTTCATGCATTGGAGAAAACAGCACATGTCTAacaaatttaaagatttttttcagcaCATCAATGCATCTATCTTTTCACAACCATCTGTTATTTGGCAGCACCATCTCTTATTTCCAGCAAGCTTTTCACGTGTGCACAACTTACTGCCATTTTCACTAAGGGTAATAGAGCAATAAAACCCTTTCAGCTCTCAAGTCTTAAAATAAATAGCCTTTTAATGAGACTTTTAAAAGCATCATTATTAGCAGATTCTACATAATAATTTTCCAAGCAATACGTAATGTACGTTGCATTAGAATGTTAATTTGCTCATCTGAGTGGTAAAAGAGGTCCTCTGAGgtgattataatggagctgaaagtGTTCCTTGAATAATATTTCTGTGTTTCTGTGTATTGTTCTGTGGTCATGATGTCAACATCTTTTTCATCCctaagaagaagaaatgctagagGGTCCAATGCCTGAGGAAGAGAAACCTGCCACTCTTCCTGAGAAAGAGTGTGGGGCAGCCAAGGCCTCAGACCAACCCAAGGGCCTCAGTGGGGGCCAGCTGGAGTCTAGTGCGGAGGCCTCAGTAGTTCCCGAAGAGAGTGCCCCAGCAGGGGTCCCAGAGGAGAAAAGTATAAAAGAGGTCACCGAGGTGCCTCCAGAAGTAAAAATCCCTTCCTCTGCCGGGGAAGGTGTGTCTCTCATGGGATTTGCATGTATTTTGTTGCCAATGGTCTCTCCAGCAGCTTACCAATGATGCCTTTCCAATGCTATTCCATCGCTCCGTCTTCTCATGATCCCAAGACCACTGTTTTAGGCTTAATGAGCAGAGAGTGTGGCTTGTGCTGGTGCTGTGTGGCAGCTTGGTTTTCCACCACTGCAGCCGATTCCTGGTTTTACTTTGCTGTGATACAATATGCTTTGCAGCCAGGTTGTGATGCTGTGTGAGCTTTCTTTCCGCCCCCCTCATTTCAAATGTTTGCCAGTCACATTGctaatacatgtatatttttctttttctttttgggacAGCAATTCATATGCTTTTCTTTCAAATCATAGAGTTGGATTCTGGCACATAGAGCCTTAAATGGTAGAGACGTTTTTGTTTGCAACCGCAATGTGCTGTATTTTTTATGCTTCGATGAATACTGGTTTGGTTTCCTTAAAAGCTCCTGCTGGTGCTTCTCATATCATTTCCTCTCCATGACAGCCAACCCCTTTGATCATCCCCATATCTCTTGAGTTTTCATTCATCTAACCTTTATTAgaagttcataaattatttcttttctgttgttaCAACAGGACACACAAGTATATAAGGTAATGATGATCCATACACTTGCTCTTCGAGAGATGATTGAATTGTCTTATTTTCCCCCAAGTCTTTTCCAAATAATTACATTTAGCCCTAATGACCACAATGAATTACCTTTGGCCTTAAAACACAAGTGAAACTATGAAGCCTTTTGGGttggtgaataaataaaaataagaaagagtcATTTAATTTCTGTAGAGCATCTCTAAAGCCAGTAATGATCAGTGCTTCACCCGTCAGTCGTGTTTCAGGGAATGAGGTCATGAGCAAGGAGAGAAAGATATTTTGATAACtgactcttttaaaaattttgttactCATATGACATCCCAGTATTAATAGTATAATTCAGATTTTCTTACATCTATCATACAGACTAAGTAATGACTAGGAATTAAGaattttgaatatttggtagaaattGACTCTTTAATTCTTAGATCATATCATATAAAGTCaatggcaaatatttatttatgtttctgaAATTTAATCTCAGATGACTTCTAAAAATTTATGCCAGTAACCTTTCAATGCCCTAAAAATTGGTCCTGGCATTTGTTGATCAAGTTAATTGAAACTGTTAACACTTATTATAAATTAATTGGCCTTTTGCCCATGGCCTGCCAATTcactttaaaatgagaaaacaaatgaaaaagttcAATAGAAATCAACCCTTTTCCATATTGAGTCCTtaatatgtcttcttttgtaCCCTAATGTTAAGTACTTATTCAATattctttaatttataatttttatctgtaGAAGGCACATGAAATTTCTACTATAAAACATGTCACATACTATTTAGGAGAgaccaaacaaaggaaaaaagagtatTCAGAATATACTCTTATTACAATTCCTGTACCCGTTAGTTCACAGTGGGAGTTCATTTTAGCAATCGTACAAATGTGTCTCAGTCCTGAcattttcatattgatttttaAGTGGGTAGCATGTTTGCATGTTccatagtttttcattttacccTACCGTTCAtttgtcatttcaaaatataattttaagctTACTGCCTGAAAGCCCTTGcctattatttgtttaaaaatcaaCCCAATTACTTCAGGTTTACTTACAGCCTCGACGATGGAGTTCCATGATCAACAGGAATTGACTCCCTCTGCAGCTGAGCCACTGGACAAGAAGGAAGAGGAGTcacagaaacaaagcaagcctggCGAAGACCTTGAACATGCTGCCTTAGTTTCTCCACCTGAGACAACTGACACTTCTCCTGATAAAAAGGACATGCAaggcacagaagaagaaaaagcacCTCCCACTCTGTTTGGGCACCCTCTTGGTGCCAGCCTGGAAGACATGAAACAGAAGACAGAACCAAGCCTGGTGGTCCCTGGTATTGGcctccctgcacagcctccagctccAAAAGAGCAAAAGGACTGGTTCATCGAAATGCCAATGGAAGCAAAAAAGGATGAGTGGGGTTTAGCTGCTCCAATATCTCCTGGCCCCCTAACACCCATGAAGGAAAAAGATGTACTTGACGATATCCCCAAATGGGAAGGGAAACAATTTGATTCTCCCATGCCGAGTCCCTTTCAGGGGGGAAGCTTCACTCTTCCTCTAGATGTCATGAAGCATGAAATCGTTGCAGAAGCATCACCCTTTGCCCCTGCCCTATTACAGCCAGATGACAAAAAATATCTAGAAGAAACCAGTGGCTCAGCAACTGCCAAAGATAGTTCTACAGTTGAAGAGCCCCATAAGGATAAACCTGACAAAATGGCAGAAGCACCAGCCTCAGAGGCAATCACCCCACCCAAAGATGCTCACATTCCAGTTGTGGATGAATGTGTCCCAGAGAAAGTTttaggggaagaaaaagaggagataaAGCAAGACAGTGTGCCGAAAAAAGAGACTTCCATCCTCAGTGCACAGGAACCTACACTTACTGAAAAGGAACCTCAGCTAACACTTGAACAAAAAACAACCATTTCTGACAAAGAAGCCATGCCAAAAGAGAGTGAACCCCCAAaagtgacagatgaagaaacaagcaTACTTCAGCCCTCCACAGAGCAcattttctcaaaagaagaaCAGAAGAGCCAAGAACCTACCACAGACATATTAAAACAGGACTCATTCCCTGTAAGCTTGGAGCAAGCTATTACAGATTCAGCCATGACCTCTAAGACACCAGAGAAAGTCGTCACCGAACCAGCTGCACTAAGTGAAAAGAGTGATACCCAGGACCTTTTTGAGGAAAAAGTTACTGACGAAGATAAAAAGGTTGAAGGAGTTGGCGCTGCAGCATCAGCTGAGATGGAAATGCCATTTTATGAAGATAAGTCAGGAATGTCCAAGTACTTTGAAACATCTGCCTTGAAAGAAGAAGTGACAAAAAGCATCCAACCAGGCAGTGATTACTATGAACTGAGTGACGCAAGAGAAAGCGCCCCAGAGTCTTTTGATACTGTATCTCCCGTGTATAAAAATGGCGACAAGGCACTTCAGGCAGCGAAAGAATCCCAGCCCAGTGCTCCAGCACAAGAAGCAGGCTATAGCACTCTCGCACAGAGTTATCCATCTGATTTACCTGAAGAGCCCAGTTCTCCTCAAGAAAGGATGTTCACTATTGATCCGAAAGTGTATGGGGAGAAAAGGGATCTCCACAGTAAGAATAAGGATGATTTGACACTAAGCAGGAGTTTAGGACTTGGAGGTAGGTCCGCAATAGAACAAAGAAGCATGTCAATCAATTTGCCCATGTCTTGCCTGGATTCCATAGCCCTTGGATTTAACTTTGGTCGGGGGCATGATCTTTCTCCTCTGGCTTCTGATATTCTAACCAACACTAGTGGAAGTATGGATGAAGGGGATGATTACCTTCCAGCCACAACACCTGCATTGGAGAAAGCCCCTTGCTTCCCAATAGaaagcaaagaggaagaaaaacaggTAGAGGCTGAAAAAGCTACTGGAGAGGAAAGTACTCAAGTAGAGGCATCATGTGAGTCGCCTTTCCTAGCCAAAGATTATTACAAAAATGGTACTGTCATGGCCCCCGACCTGCCTGAAATGCTAGATCTGGCAGGAACAAGGTCAAGATTAGCTTCCGTGAGTGCAGATGCTGAGGTGGCCAGGAGGAAATCAGTCCCGTCAGAGACTGTGGTTGAGGAGAGTAGCACTGGCTTGCCCCCTGTCACTGATGAAAACCACGTCATTGTTAAAACGGACAGTCAGCTCGAAGACCTGGGCTACTGTGTGTTCAATAAGTACACGGTCCCACTGCCATCACCTGTTCAAGACAGTGAGAATTTATCTGGGGAGAGTGGTTCCTTTTATGAAGGCACTGATGATAAAGTGCGAAGAGATTTGGCCACAGACCTTTCATTGATTGAAGTAAAACTGGCCGCTGCCGGAAGAGTGAAAGATGAGTTCAGTGCTGAGAAAGAGGCACCACCACATATCCCTGGTGACAAATTGGGACTGGGTAGGGAATTGGATCAGGAGAGGAGAGCTAATGATAAGCTGGATACTGTACTAGAAAAAAGTGAAGAACATGCTGATTCAAAAGAACATGCCAAGGAAACAGAAGAGGCTGGTGATAAAATCGAACCATTTGGAATAGATGTAACCCACGAGCATGCTCTGGCCAAAGAACTGACAGTATCAAAAGATGCATCACCTCTTGTGGCTGAGAAAGCAGAGAAAGGTCTTAGTTCAGTGCCGGAGGTAGCTGAGGTAGAACCATCCAAAAAAGCTGAACCAGAACTGGATTTTGCTGCAAAGAAAGCTGACCAGGGTCCATTAGATGTTAAAATCAGTGACTTTGGACAGATGGCTGCAGGGCTAACCACAGATGCTGGAAAAGCAGCAGAGCTTAAGCCTGAAGCTGCACAGGACCTGACTCCCCCGTCCGCAGCCCCTCAGGAGGCAGAGGCATTCCTGGGCGTTGAGTCTGGCCACTTGAAAGAAGGCGCCAAAGTCAGTGAGACAGAAGTCAAGGAGAAGGTGAGCAAGCCTGACTTGGTGCACCAGGAAGCTGTAGACAAAGAAGAGTCCTACGAGTCCAGCGGTGAGCATGAAAGCCTCACCATGGAGTCCTGGAAAGCCGATGAGGGCAAGAAGGAAACATCCCCAGAATCCTCTCTAACTCAAGACGAGATTGCCATCAAACTGGCAGTAGAAATACCTTGTGCACCCGCTGCTTCAGAGGCTGACGTAGCTCCAGAGGAGAGAGCTGATGTCCAGATGGAATTTATCCAGCtgccaaaagaagaaagcaaagagaCCCCAGACATATCTGTTACGCCCTCTGACACGACAGAGCCACTGCCCGAAGCCGTGGCCCCTGAACCAGCGGAGGCTCAGAGCGAGGAAGAAGAGATAGAAGCCCAGGGAGAATACGATAAACTGCTCTTCCGCTCAGACACCCTTCAGATTACTGACCTGGGTGTCCCGGGTGTCCGGGAGGAATTTGTGGAGACCTGCCCAGGGGAACACAAGGGAGTGATCGAGTCCGTTGTAACCATCGAGGACGATTTCATCACTGTGGTGCAAACCACGACCGACGAAGGGGAGTCAGGTTCCCACAGCGTGCGTTTCGCAGCTCTCGAGCAGCCGGAGGTGGAAAGGAGACTGTCCCCTCGTGCCGAAGAAGAGCTCCAAGTGGAAGAGGCAGCTGAAGCCCAGGCAGAACCCAAGGACGGCTCCCCAGAGGCTCCGGCTTCCCCTGAGAGAGAAGAGGTTGCTCTCTCAGAATACAAGACAGAAACCTATGACGATTACAAAGACGAGACCACCATTGATGACTCTATCATGGATGCGGACAGCCTCTGGGTGGACACTCAAGGtgtgcattatttttttaaattttctacccCCAAATAAAATCCAATAACCtaatggaaaaattttttttcattttaaacatttttatatgtcCCCTTTCTCTTTAATTTGCGTTTTGTGAAATCGATGCGGGATTGTGTACACTTGTTACTAATATTTccgtgttgttgttgttgtcatggTTTGCTTCGATCCACAGATGATGATAGGAGCGTCATGACAGAACAGTTAGAAACTATTCCTAAAGAGGAGAAGGCTGAAAAGGAAACTCGGAGACCATCTCTtgaaaaacatagaaaagaaaagcCATTTAAAACCGGGAGAGGCAGAATTTCCACTCCTGAAAGAAAAATAGCTAAAAAGGAACCTAGCACAGTCTCCAGAGATGaagtgagaaggaaaaaaggTTCATTTCGCAAtcacttcttttaaaatgtttttgactTAATTCATTATTGCTCTTTTGTaaaagaaactgcctaacagtggTAGCTAATTATTCGTGAAATTTCGTTCGGTTTTGCTGcaagtgtttattttttcctgatggtatgctttttgtgttttcttattcATAGCGGTTTATAAGAAGGCTGAACTTGCTAAAAAAACAGAAGTTCAGGCCCACTCTCCCTCCaggaaattcattttaaaacctGCTATCAAATATACTAGACCAACTCACCTCTCCTGTGTTAAGCGGAAAACAACAGGTGACTGTTCCGTTCTGCAATGTGGCTGGCAAACAtagacatggatttttttttttttttaatctcattacCGTAGCAGctccttcattttgtttttcctccaagAATCTCAGCAGTCATGAACGATTTCACTATTAAGTGTCTTGtatcattgttcttttttttccctccctgcaGAAGAGGTCATGACCACCTGTTTCTTTCTCATGCTCAGACTTAACAGTGATTGTATCTTGGCATTGTGCTCTAATGTCACGTTCTGGGGATTCCTATTTTCATTCTGTGTGTTTGGGTAGACGATGGCGATGAATATAACCGTGGTATGCATTCtcattattttgcttatttatctCCTTCATGCTTAAACCCATACGTATTTGTCCTATTTTCTATATTGTTACTGCCAAATCTGTTACTGATGTTGATGAATTGATTGAAAACCACCAAGAATGCATAGTGATTTTGAgattgaaaatgaaaagcaaatctgGGGTAAAATTGTGGTTGAAAAATTACTTTGCTTTtggatgaaaggaaaaaaaggaaaatgaaattgtttgGTGATCTCATCAGATTTTATTCCTCATATCCAAAATTAGCAAGACTTTCAGTCTACTACGCTATATCCGTTAGCTGACGTTTATTTCCTCGTTGAGATTTTCCTAAATGTGTTGGATCCAAACTGCTGAATTCTTCTATATAATTTAGTATTCAAAATTCTAAGATAAAACTCCTTCCTTCCGAATGTCTTAGAACTTGGGTTTACTTCTGTTTCACTACCttcttatttttctgtcttcttcaaataTACTCGCTTTTTACTGTTAAAAAAAGTGGTGGAATGATGGAGTGAAACGTTACGAATCATAATAAAAACCCATTCAAACATCTATAATGCAAACTCTGTTCCTAAGTTTCAGGGCAAACTATTTATTTTCAGTGTATAATTACATTAGGATAAtcttaatttaaaatgtattttattttagcgTTTATTAAGTGGCACACTTGCAGTCTGCAAAAGAAGATAGCAAATTGCTGAGCCAGAAaggaattttttcctttccattataCATTAGAAGTGCCTTTATATAAATCTTTGGATCTTTAAAGGTTAAGAGCAGCATTAACCtttgta includes the following:
- the MAP2 gene encoding microtubule-associated protein 2 isoform X11, with the translated sequence MADDRKDEAKAPHWTSAQLTEASAHPHTPEIKDQGGAGEGLVRSANGFPYREDEEGAFGEHGSQGAYSNTKENGINGELTSADRETAAGLLKLETKFPKEVSARIVQVVTAEAVAVLKGEQEKEAQHKDQPAALPLAAEETANLPPSPPPSPASEQTAAVEEGLLTASTMEFHDQQELTPSAAEPLDKKEEESQKQSKPGEDLEHAALVSPPETTDTSPDKKDMQGTEEEKAPPTLFGHPLGASLEDMKQKTEPSLVVPGIGLPAQPPAPKEQKDWFIEMPMEAKKDEWGLAAPISPGPLTPMKEKDVLDDIPKWEGKQFDSPMPSPFQGGSFTLPLDVMKHEIVAEASPFAPALLQPDDKKYLEETSGSATAKDSSTVEEPHKDKPDKMAEAPASEAITPPKDAHIPVVDECVPEKVLGEEKEEIKQDSVPKKETSILSAQEPTLTEKEPQLTLEQKTTISDKEAMPKESEPPKVTDEETSILQPSTEHIFSKEEQKSQEPTTDILKQDSFPVSLEQAITDSAMTSKTPEKVVTEPAALSEKSDTQDLFEEKVTDEDKKVEGVGAAASAEMEMPFYEDKSGMSKYFETSALKEEVTKSIQPGSDYYELSDARESAPESFDTVSPVYKNGDKALQAAKESQPSAPAQEAGYSTLAQSYPSDLPEEPSSPQERMFTIDPKVYGEKRDLHSKNKDDLTLSRSLGLGGRSAIEQRSMSINLPMSCLDSIALGFNFGRGHDLSPLASDILTNTSGSMDEGDDYLPATTPALEKAPCFPIESKEEEKQVEAEKATGEESTQVEASCESPFLAKDYYKNGTVMAPDLPEMLDLAGTRSRLASVSADAEVARRKSVPSETVVEESSTGLPPVTDENHVIVKTDSQLEDLGYCVFNKYTVPLPSPVQDSENLSGESGSFYEGTDDKVRRDLATDLSLIEVKLAAAGRVKDEFSAEKEAPPHIPGDKLGLGRELDQERRANDKLDTVLEKSEEHADSKEHAKETEEAGDKIEPFGIDVTHEHALAKELTVSKDASPLVAEKAEKGLSSVPEVAEVEPSKKAEPELDFAAKKADQGPLDVKISDFGQMAAGLTTDAGKAAELKPEAAQDLTPPSAAPQEAEAFLGVESGHLKEGAKVSETEVKEKVSKPDLVHQEAVDKEESYESSGEHESLTMESWKADEGKKETSPESSLTQDEIAIKLAVEIPCAPAASEADVAPEERADVQMEFIQLPKEESKETPDISVTPSDTTEPLPEAVAPEPAEAQSEEEEIEAQGEYDKLLFRSDTLQITDLGVPGVREEFVETCPGEHKGVIESVVTIEDDFITVVQTTTDEGESGSHSVRFAALEQPEVERRLSPRAEEELQVEEAAEAQAEPKDGSPEAPASPEREEVALSEYKTETYDDYKDETTIDDSIMDADSLWVDTQDDDRSVMTEQLETIPKEEKAEKETRRPSLEKHRKEKPFKTGRGRISTPERKIAKKEPSTVSRDEVRRKKAVYKKAELAKKTEVQAHSPSRKFILKPAIKYTRPTHLSCVKRKTTAAGGESTQAPSIFKQAKDKASDGVPRSPEKRSSLPRPSSILPPRRGVSGDRDENSFSLNSSISSSARRTTRSEPIRRAGKSGTSTPTTPGSTAITPGTPPSYSSRTPGTPGTPSYPRTPHTPGTPKSAILVPGEKKVAIIRTPPKSPATPKQLRLINQPLPDLKNVKSKIGSTDNIKYQPKGGQVRILNKKIDFSKVQSRCGSKDNIKHSAGGGNVQIVTKKIDLSHVTSKCGSLKNIRHRPGGGRVKIESVKLDFKEKAQAKVGSLDNAHHVPGGGNVKIDSQKLNFREHAKARVDHGAEIITQSPGRSSVASPRRLSNVSSSGSINLLESPQLATLAEDVTAALAKQGL